Proteins encoded together in one Neomonachus schauinslandi unplaced genomic scaffold, ASM220157v2 HiC_scaffold_892, whole genome shotgun sequence window:
- the LOC110581788 gene encoding LOW QUALITY PROTEIN: olfactory receptor 2K2 (The sequence of the model RefSeq protein was modified relative to this genomic sequence to represent the inferred CDS: substituted 1 base at 1 genomic stop codon) gives MNMLLDPPLYVLRXNEENTIRITTGAKKEMQGGNLTIWSFFFLEGFSRYPTLEIVLFVFSLVMYLITLLGNSSLILVIILDSRLQASMYLFLGNLSLVDICYTSASVPTLLVNLLSSQKTITFSGCAVQMYLSLSMGSTECVLLAVMAYDRYVAICNPLRYPILLNRQVCVHMATASWVAGCLSALLETSFALRVPLCGNLIDHFTCEILAMLQLACTDSLLMDVIMLVVSVLLLPIPMLLICISYVFILSTTLRISSAEGGNKAFSACGAHLTVVILYYGAALSMYLKPPSLSSQEVDKIISLLYGVLTPMLNPIIYSLRNKEVKDAMKKVLGQIPLYQAHERL, from the coding sequence ATGAACATGCTGCTTGATCCACCTCTTTATGTCCTCAGATGAAATGAAGAGAACACTATTAGAATAACTACAGGTgcaaaaaaggaaatgcaaggaGGAAACCTCACCATTTGGagcttttttttcctggaggGTTTTTCTAGATACCCAACGTTAGAGATTGTTCTCTTCGTCTTCAGCCTTGTGATGTACCTGATAACCCTCTTGGGCAACAGCTCTCTGATCTTGGTCATTATCCTAGATTCACGCCTCCAAGCCTCCATGTACTTGTTCCTTGGAAATCTCTCTCTCGTGGATATTTGTTATACATCTGCTTCTGTTCCCACTTTGCTGGTGAACTTGCTGTCATCCCAGAAAACCATTACCTTTTCTGGGTGTGCTGTACAGATGTATCTGTCCCTTTCCATGGGCTCCACAGAGTGTGTGCTCCTGGCCGTGATGGCGTACGACCGTTACGTGGCCATCTGCAACCCCCTGAGGTACCCCATCCTCCTGAACAGGCAGGTCTGTGTGCACATGGCTACTGCCTCTTGGGTGGCGGGTTGTCTGAGCGCCCTGCTGGAAACCAGTTTCGCCCTGCGGGTACCCCTCTGTGGGAATCTCATTGATCACTTCACATGCGAAATCCTGGCCATGCTGCAGTTAGCATGCACAGATTCACTGCTCATGGACGTGATCATGCTGGTGGTCAGCGTGCTTCTCCTGCCCATCCCCATGCTCTTAATTTGCATCTCTTATGTCTTCATCCTTTCCACCACTCTGAGAATCAGCTCGGCAGAGGGAGGAAACAAAGCTTTTTCTGCCTGTGGTgcccacttgactgtggtgatcTTGTATTACGGGGCTGCCCTCTCTATGTACCTAAAGCCTCCTTCATTGAGCTCACAAGAAGTAGATAAGATCATCTCACTGCTCTATGGAGTGCTGACCCCTATGTTGAACCCCATCATTTacagtttaagaaacaaagaagtcAAAGATGCCATGAAAAAAGTACTGGGCCAGATACCGTTGTATCAAGCACACGAACGTCTCTGA